Proteins found in one Amycolatopsis aidingensis genomic segment:
- a CDS encoding TetR/AcrR family transcriptional regulator, whose translation MASGRDRMLDGAIAVFRERGVAGTSLTEIVERSGAPRGSLYHYFPEGKTQLATEATERAGRFMGATISSLAAAGDPIDAIDTIIEFFRGQLESGDFESGCPVAAGALGGAESEGARRAAGEAFSSWESTVAAALWQHGVAAERAETMATLAIAAIEGALVLARAQRSTRPLDRVATELTAQARLLLGR comes from the coding sequence ATGGCCTCGGGACGCGATCGGATGCTCGACGGAGCCATCGCGGTGTTCCGCGAACGGGGCGTCGCCGGCACATCGCTCACCGAGATCGTCGAGCGCTCCGGCGCCCCACGCGGCTCGCTCTACCACTACTTCCCCGAGGGCAAGACGCAGCTCGCCACGGAGGCGACCGAGCGGGCAGGCCGGTTCATGGGCGCGACCATCAGCTCGCTGGCCGCTGCGGGAGACCCCATCGACGCGATCGACACCATCATCGAGTTCTTCCGCGGTCAGCTCGAGTCAGGCGATTTCGAGTCCGGCTGCCCGGTCGCGGCGGGAGCGCTCGGCGGCGCCGAGTCCGAGGGTGCCCGGCGGGCTGCGGGCGAAGCGTTCAGCTCGTGGGAGTCCACGGTGGCCGCGGCCCTGTGGCAGCACGGTGTGGCCGCCGAGCGGGCCGAGACGATGGCCACACTGGCCATCGCCGCGATTGAGGGCGCGCTCGTGCTCGCCCGCGCGCAGCGCAGCACCCGCCCGCTGGACCGGGTCGCCACGGAACTGACCGCCCAGGCGCGCCTGCTGCTGGGACGCTAG
- a CDS encoding acyltransferase family protein — MNWDVIRVVAILFVVSGHVTNLAPSLPGIEGYPFTLSIPFGTVTLLVLSGYFIAPTIRKRETGRWLRARLARLLPAYLVALLVVYLITRWAVVGFNGWQHGPGVLGILVADPVAPAGAAEHTRWPVPDLGDLLANILLVHEWDPEFFTRIDNSYWTLPIQVAAFTGAALVWRSRFRHTSPARVLWSVLAAAAACPLLSLLITSLPTASGLYYAHLFAAGVAIWLWGQHRLGTGQLLPMLAVTVVLHAFRTGPPQLASVLGFTIMLGLICAAARGPDWNLPLLRALRRPITWLAGISYCLYLVHQQLGYIVARALSDAGLTSGWLRLGLVLATVILAAWLLTVLVERPAYRWLTRAPAPTAVVARPATPAEARA; from the coding sequence ATGAACTGGGACGTCATCCGCGTGGTGGCGATCCTGTTCGTGGTATCCGGCCACGTGACGAACCTGGCGCCCAGCCTGCCGGGCATCGAGGGGTACCCGTTCACGTTGAGCATTCCGTTCGGCACCGTGACCCTGCTGGTGCTGTCCGGCTATTTCATCGCCCCGACCATCCGCAAGCGCGAAACCGGCCGCTGGCTCCGCGCACGCCTGGCGCGGCTGCTGCCCGCGTACCTGGTGGCATTGCTGGTGGTCTATCTGATCACCCGCTGGGCGGTGGTCGGCTTCAACGGCTGGCAGCACGGGCCCGGCGTACTGGGCATCCTGGTGGCGGACCCGGTCGCCCCGGCGGGCGCCGCGGAGCACACCCGCTGGCCGGTACCGGACCTCGGCGACCTGCTGGCCAACATCCTGCTGGTGCACGAGTGGGACCCCGAGTTCTTCACCCGGATCGACAACTCGTACTGGACCCTGCCCATTCAGGTGGCCGCCTTCACCGGCGCGGCCCTGGTGTGGCGCAGCCGGTTCCGGCACACCAGCCCGGCGCGGGTGCTGTGGAGCGTGCTGGCCGCGGCGGCCGCCTGCCCGCTGCTGAGCCTGCTGATCACCAGCCTGCCCACCGCCTCCGGCCTGTACTACGCGCACCTGTTCGCCGCCGGGGTGGCCATCTGGTTGTGGGGCCAGCACCGGCTCGGTACCGGTCAGTTGCTGCCGATGCTGGCGGTGACCGTGGTCCTGCACGCTTTCCGCACCGGCCCGCCGCAGCTGGCTTCGGTGCTCGGCTTCACGATCATGCTCGGCCTGATCTGCGCCGCCGCCAGAGGCCCGGACTGGAACCTGCCGCTGCTGCGCGCCCTGCGCCGCCCGATCACCTGGCTGGCCGGGATCAGCTACTGCTTGTACCTGGTGCACCAGCAACTCGGTTACATCGTGGCGCGGGCACTGTCCGATGCCGGCCTCACCTCGGGCTGGCTGCGCCTGGGCCTGGTGCTCGCGACGGTGATCCTGGCCGCCTGGCTGCTGACCGTGCTGGTGGAGCGGCCCGCCTACCGCTGGCTCACCCGGGCTCCGGCGCCGACGGCCGTGGTGGCCCGCCCGGCCACCCCGGCAGAGGCCAGGGCCTGA
- a CDS encoding type VII secretion target: MPNIEVRPQSLRTAAKAATDAAEQVRELELTTVADLAAALPGAQAGTSAGRLGEHWKQDTRTWSDNMEGYADKLRVAAARYESDDQTLADELTGKGPL, encoded by the coding sequence ATGCCAAACATCGAGGTTCGACCCCAGTCGCTCAGAACGGCCGCCAAGGCGGCCACCGACGCCGCGGAACAGGTACGCGAACTGGAGCTCACGACGGTCGCCGACCTGGCCGCGGCACTGCCCGGAGCCCAAGCGGGTACCAGCGCCGGGCGGCTGGGTGAGCACTGGAAGCAGGACACCAGAACGTGGTCGGACAACATGGAGGGCTACGCGGACAAGCTGCGGGTAGCCGCCGCTCGTTACGAGTCCGACGACCAGACATTGGCGGACGAGCTCACCGGCAAGGGACCACTCTGA
- a CDS encoding molybdopterin-dependent oxidoreductase has protein sequence MTTRPAADAAHEARWGKTACILCECNCGLEVQVADRNLVKIRGDKDHPGSAGYTCEKPLRLDKYQSDPHRLRTPLRRRRDGTFEEIDWDTALDEIAVRLAAVRDEHGGETIFFYGGGGQGNHLGGAYGRALLHAVGARFMSNALAQEKTGEGWVDQQLHGNHTAGDFERTEVAIFIGKNPWQSHGVARARLVLRELARDPDRAIIVIDPRVSETAAMADIHLQVAPGTDAWCVAALAATLVQEELTARDWLDQHTVGIEQVLSALRVIDIGDYARRCGVPEKQIRAAARRIAVAESAATYEDLGVQQSPNSTLVSYLNKMLWILTGNFAKPGGVHPHSWVFPIAGRWHPIPRADGPPRGDRLRRALGLAAMRWGARPLRRAMALAARGRGSRLADRIADATLRLFFESVAVPSARQIADILGRSNIEGTTPVSGARVIGGLIPCNAIADEILTDHPRRFRAMWIDASNPVHSLAESERFRLAMSKLDLSVVVDVALTETARCADYVLPAASQFEKYESSLFTLHFPHNVFQVRAPLLDPLPGTRPEPEIYAAIVDRLGVVEDTLIAELTAAARVSRRAFALAFFATVRRRPELAGLAPYLLYRTLGATLPAAEKPVALIWGMAQLCAIAHPDAVARAGFTARGFDLGEQLFEAFRTRREGVLFTEDRYTDAWNYIQHPDRKIHAAIPELLAELARIDGVEPSYTTAEFPFVLSAGERRSFTANVIIRDPEWRRRDKQGALRVCPADATELGVRTGDVVRVVTENGSAMTPVEVTDIMQAGHISLPNGMGVSHPGDGGGDGAEAVGVAPNSLTSAARRDKFFGTPWHKTVPARIEVLAEHSAPGARP, from the coding sequence ATGACGACCCGGCCCGCCGCCGACGCGGCGCACGAGGCTCGGTGGGGTAAGACGGCCTGCATCCTGTGTGAGTGCAACTGCGGGCTGGAGGTGCAGGTCGCCGACCGGAACCTGGTCAAGATCCGGGGCGACAAGGACCATCCCGGTTCGGCAGGCTACACCTGCGAGAAACCACTGCGGCTGGACAAGTACCAGAGCGACCCACACCGGCTGCGTACGCCGCTGCGCCGCCGCCGGGACGGCACTTTCGAGGAGATCGACTGGGACACCGCGCTGGACGAGATCGCAGTGCGGCTCGCCGCGGTCCGTGACGAGCACGGCGGCGAGACCATCTTCTTCTACGGCGGTGGGGGACAGGGCAACCACCTCGGCGGTGCCTACGGGAGGGCCCTGCTGCACGCGGTCGGCGCGCGGTTCATGTCGAACGCCCTGGCGCAGGAGAAGACTGGCGAAGGATGGGTCGACCAGCAACTGCACGGCAACCACACCGCTGGCGACTTCGAGCGCACCGAGGTGGCCATCTTCATCGGGAAGAACCCCTGGCAGTCGCACGGAGTGGCCAGGGCCCGCCTGGTGTTGCGCGAGCTGGCAAGGGACCCGGACCGCGCGATCATCGTGATCGACCCCAGGGTGAGCGAGACCGCCGCGATGGCCGACATCCACCTGCAGGTCGCACCGGGTACCGACGCGTGGTGTGTCGCCGCACTGGCGGCCACCCTGGTGCAGGAGGAACTGACCGCGCGAGACTGGCTCGACCAGCACACCGTCGGGATCGAGCAGGTGCTTTCCGCTCTGCGCGTGATCGACATCGGCGACTACGCGCGCCGCTGCGGGGTGCCGGAGAAACAGATCCGGGCCGCGGCCCGGCGGATCGCCGTGGCGGAGAGCGCCGCGACCTATGAGGACCTCGGGGTGCAGCAGTCGCCGAACAGCACACTGGTGTCCTATTTGAACAAGATGCTGTGGATCCTCACCGGCAATTTCGCCAAGCCCGGCGGGGTGCACCCGCACTCCTGGGTGTTCCCGATCGCCGGGCGCTGGCATCCGATCCCGCGTGCGGACGGCCCGCCAAGGGGAGATCGCCTCCGCCGCGCGCTGGGCCTGGCCGCGATGCGCTGGGGCGCGCGGCCGCTGCGCCGGGCGATGGCGCTGGCGGCCAGGGGACGCGGGAGCCGCCTCGCCGACCGGATCGCGGACGCCACACTGCGGTTGTTCTTCGAATCCGTGGCGGTACCCTCTGCCCGGCAGATCGCCGACATCCTGGGCCGGTCGAACATCGAAGGCACCACACCGGTCAGCGGCGCACGGGTGATCGGTGGCCTGATCCCCTGCAACGCGATCGCCGACGAGATCCTCACCGACCATCCCCGCCGGTTCCGGGCGATGTGGATCGACGCATCGAACCCGGTGCACTCGCTGGCCGAGTCGGAACGGTTCCGCCTCGCCATGTCCAAACTAGACCTTTCAGTGGTCGTCGATGTCGCGCTGACCGAGACCGCCCGCTGCGCCGACTACGTGCTGCCCGCGGCCAGCCAGTTCGAGAAGTACGAGTCCTCCCTGTTCACCCTGCATTTCCCGCACAACGTGTTCCAGGTGCGGGCGCCGCTGCTGGACCCGCTGCCGGGCACCCGCCCGGAACCGGAGATCTACGCCGCGATCGTCGACCGGCTCGGCGTCGTCGAGGACACGCTGATCGCGGAGCTGACCGCCGCGGCCAGGGTGAGCAGGCGGGCGTTCGCGCTCGCGTTCTTCGCCACCGTGCGGCGGCGGCCGGAACTGGCCGGGCTGGCGCCCTACCTGCTCTACCGCACGCTCGGTGCGACACTGCCAGCTGCCGAGAAACCGGTGGCCCTGATCTGGGGGATGGCGCAGCTGTGCGCGATCGCCCACCCGGACGCCGTCGCCAGGGCGGGGTTCACCGCGCGTGGCTTCGACCTTGGCGAGCAGCTCTTCGAGGCGTTCCGCACCCGCCGCGAAGGCGTGCTGTTCACCGAGGACCGGTACACCGACGCCTGGAACTACATCCAGCACCCGGACCGGAAGATCCACGCCGCGATCCCGGAGCTGCTTGCGGAACTGGCCAGGATCGACGGCGTCGAGCCCAGCTACACCACCGCAGAGTTCCCCTTCGTGCTCTCCGCAGGAGAGCGCCGGTCCTTCACCGCGAACGTGATCATCCGCGACCCCGAATGGCGGCGCAGGGACAAGCAGGGCGCGTTGCGCGTCTGCCCGGCCGATGCCACCGAGCTCGGCGTGCGGACCGGCGACGTGGTGCGGGTGGTCACCGAGAACGGGTCCGCCATGACCCCGGTGGAGGTCACCGACATCATGCAGGCCGGTCACATCTCCCTGCCCAACGGGATGGGCGTGTCCCATCCCGGCGACGGCGGCGGGGACGGGGCCGAGGCCGTCGGGGTCGCCCCGAACTCGCTGACCTCGGCGGCCCGCAGGGACAAGTTCTTCGGCACCCCCTGGCACAAGACCGTGCCCGCGCGGATCGAGGTGCTCGCCGAGCACAGCGCACCGGGAGCACGGCCGTGA
- a CDS encoding DUF6973 domain-containing protein, which produces MAGWDEIKRWNPDAVGKVGDALVTARNQVLGLQDEIDSAATPPEWNGPGAESAREALTRHRQDLETMAAEISAMTTVIDPVEHAVRQLKGDIEEAEGLADAYQFRIDNGTVVDRAAQDDRPDDDGFFTRIAVHAELVGKVTAVLQTAAEIDNDLQAVLNRILDDRITDAGATTLVEAAAAGQDRVDLDRILGDYQVEPDPDGTVTYPPIVGQTVTKREAELLDELGVLGMKDMYDIRNDAFGTAEDRFPGQDSNDSHQDAFRHAYWNALMTRQFGADWTEQYATAHEALPGNPADREAMDLYNNEVGRRIASENPDASPEELADLVAHAVREGNTVVIDGNGELAYSDDVVEGDTGRADDPAPEEPGAPPGSDSGSTGSGHGSGDYEPGSGPGGS; this is translated from the coding sequence ATGGCGGGCTGGGATGAGATCAAACGGTGGAACCCGGACGCCGTCGGCAAAGTCGGCGATGCCCTGGTGACCGCTCGCAACCAGGTTCTCGGTCTCCAGGACGAGATCGATTCCGCCGCGACCCCGCCGGAATGGAACGGTCCGGGCGCGGAGTCGGCACGGGAGGCCCTGACGCGGCACCGCCAGGACCTGGAGACGATGGCCGCCGAGATCTCCGCCATGACGACCGTCATCGATCCCGTCGAGCACGCTGTCCGGCAGCTCAAAGGGGACATCGAGGAAGCGGAGGGCCTGGCGGACGCATACCAGTTCCGGATCGACAACGGGACGGTCGTCGACCGGGCCGCGCAGGACGACCGTCCCGATGACGACGGCTTCTTCACCCGGATCGCGGTGCATGCGGAGCTGGTCGGGAAAGTCACGGCCGTACTTCAGACCGCCGCGGAGATCGACAACGACCTGCAGGCGGTGCTGAACCGGATCCTGGACGACCGGATCACCGATGCGGGCGCGACCACGCTGGTCGAAGCTGCGGCCGCGGGACAGGATCGGGTCGACCTCGACCGGATCCTGGGCGATTACCAGGTGGAGCCCGACCCGGACGGTACCGTGACGTATCCGCCGATCGTCGGCCAGACGGTGACCAAGCGCGAGGCCGAACTGCTCGACGAGCTCGGTGTGCTCGGGATGAAGGACATGTACGACATCCGCAACGACGCGTTCGGCACGGCCGAGGACCGCTTCCCTGGCCAGGACTCCAACGACAGCCATCAGGACGCGTTCCGCCATGCGTACTGGAACGCGCTGATGACCCGGCAGTTCGGCGCGGACTGGACGGAACAGTACGCAACGGCGCATGAGGCCCTGCCGGGCAACCCGGCGGACCGGGAGGCGATGGATCTGTACAACAACGAGGTGGGGCGCCGGATCGCAAGCGAGAACCCGGACGCCAGCCCCGAGGAGCTGGCCGATCTCGTCGCCCATGCGGTTCGCGAGGGCAATACGGTCGTGATCGACGGCAACGGCGAGCTGGCCTACAGCGATGACGTCGTCGAAGGCGATACCGGCCGAGCCGACGACCCGGCCCCCGAGGAGCCCGGCGCACCGCCAGGGTCGGACTCGGGCAGCACCGGCTCGGGCCACGGGAGCGGTGACTACGAGCCCGGCTCGGGGCCGGGAGGTAGCTGA
- a CDS encoding alpha/beta fold hydrolase, translated as MTPARIAEFRNGALRFPVADAGPLDGEPVLLLHGWPQDHRSWQALTPLLTGAGYRTYAPDLRGASATASPRSRLAYRSSALTGDAVAAIDRIGQPVHVVGHDWGAVLAWTLATARPDLVRSLSALSVPHPGAFLRSMLSSTQLVRSWYMYLFQLPVLPELLLRRRTLSTRFLLASGQDQEAAERDAARLASRAVARGGLNWYRGAPFTAPGVLRSTTPVPVLQVWSDRDVAVLRRGSELARRHASGRFTLRVVPGASHWIPEAAPEALASMLLEHFRPGDSGAA; from the coding sequence GTGACCCCGGCGCGGATCGCGGAGTTCCGCAACGGGGCGCTGCGGTTCCCGGTTGCCGACGCGGGACCGCTCGACGGCGAGCCCGTCCTGTTGCTGCACGGCTGGCCGCAGGACCACCGCTCCTGGCAGGCACTGACACCGCTGCTGACCGGGGCGGGGTACCGGACCTACGCGCCCGACCTGCGTGGCGCGTCGGCCACGGCGAGCCCGAGGTCAAGGCTGGCGTACCGGTCGAGTGCGCTGACCGGCGACGCGGTCGCCGCGATCGACCGGATCGGACAGCCGGTGCACGTGGTCGGCCACGACTGGGGCGCCGTACTGGCCTGGACCCTCGCGACCGCCCGGCCCGACCTCGTGCGGAGCCTCAGCGCGCTGTCCGTCCCGCATCCCGGGGCGTTCCTGCGGTCGATGCTGAGCAGCACGCAGCTCGTGCGTTCCTGGTACATGTACCTGTTCCAGTTGCCCGTGCTGCCCGAGTTGCTGCTGCGCCGCCGCACGTTGTCCACCCGGTTCCTGCTCGCCAGCGGGCAGGACCAGGAGGCGGCGGAACGGGATGCGGCGCGGCTGGCGTCCCGTGCGGTGGCCAGGGGCGGCCTCAACTGGTACCGAGGAGCGCCCTTCACCGCACCGGGTGTGCTGCGTTCAACCACGCCGGTACCGGTGCTCCAGGTCTGGAGCGACCGGGACGTGGCGGTGCTGCGACGGGGCTCGGAACTGGCGCGGCGGCACGCGTCGGGCCGGTTCACCCTGCGGGTAGTACCCGGCGCCAGTCACTGGATTCCCGAGGCCGCACCGGAAGCGCTCGCGTCGATGCTGCTCGAGCACTTCCGGCCGGGCGATTCCGGCGCGGCGTAG
- a CDS encoding ArnT family glycosyltransferase, with amino-acid sequence MLTREITDPPSERAGSRFALVPVLAVAGAAMAVLLAFAGRYGYHGDELYFISAGKHLDWGYADQPPLVPLLARAMDLLFPGSVVGFRLLPILLTGAGIVVAALTARELGGARLPQVLTAGAYACSPFLLAGAGHIVATHTVDAFLWTVIVWLLVRWVRLRADGRPDDRWLLASCLVTALALQTKFLIPVFWVFVAITALVFGPRDLLRRPLLWAGAAVAVATTVPTLAWQAAHGWPQLEMNETVAQEVAFAGGRYTFLSMALHQAGVVVGAVLFVFGTWWLLRSDRLRPYRFLGWTVLGVTAVFWINAGRPYYIGGLFALCFAAGAVEMCRRLPRRWLRWGLVPVYAVSAAVAISGLPITPLSEYAGEPYSPMHMALEEFGWPQVAADVADAYWALPPEQRANVSIVTDTYWQAAAVEKFAADRGLPPVHSGSRGAWYFGVPPEEATSTLFVGADRQRLLPYFAGVRQVASLDNEHRINNSSQGAPVWLCTGRVAPWTQLWPEFRHMTFRW; translated from the coding sequence ATGCTGACGCGAGAGATCACCGATCCGCCGTCCGAGCGCGCCGGTTCCCGGTTCGCGCTCGTCCCCGTGCTGGCCGTGGCCGGGGCTGCGATGGCGGTGCTGCTCGCGTTCGCGGGCCGCTATGGCTATCACGGCGACGAGCTCTACTTCATCTCCGCGGGCAAGCACCTGGACTGGGGATACGCCGACCAGCCGCCGCTGGTGCCGCTGCTGGCCAGGGCGATGGACCTGCTGTTCCCCGGCTCGGTGGTCGGCTTCCGGCTGCTGCCCATCCTGCTCACCGGGGCGGGCATCGTGGTGGCCGCGCTCACCGCGCGCGAGCTCGGCGGTGCCAGGCTGCCGCAGGTACTGACCGCGGGCGCCTACGCCTGCTCACCGTTCCTGCTCGCCGGGGCGGGACATATCGTGGCCACCCACACCGTGGACGCCTTCCTCTGGACCGTCATCGTGTGGCTGCTGGTGCGCTGGGTGCGGTTGCGGGCCGATGGCAGGCCGGATGACCGCTGGCTGCTGGCCTCCTGCCTGGTCACCGCGCTGGCGTTGCAGACCAAGTTCCTGATCCCGGTCTTCTGGGTGTTCGTCGCGATCACCGCGCTCGTGTTCGGTCCGCGTGACCTGCTGCGCAGGCCACTGCTGTGGGCGGGCGCGGCGGTCGCGGTCGCCACCACCGTGCCCACGCTGGCCTGGCAGGCCGCGCACGGCTGGCCGCAGCTGGAGATGAACGAGACGGTGGCGCAGGAGGTCGCCTTCGCGGGCGGCCGGTACACCTTCCTTTCCATGGCCCTGCACCAGGCCGGGGTCGTGGTCGGGGCGGTGCTGTTCGTCTTCGGCACCTGGTGGCTGCTGCGCTCGGACCGGCTGCGGCCGTACCGCTTCCTCGGCTGGACGGTGCTCGGGGTCACCGCGGTGTTCTGGATCAACGCCGGGCGGCCGTACTACATCGGCGGGCTGTTCGCGCTGTGTTTCGCGGCCGGAGCGGTGGAGATGTGCCGCAGGCTGCCCCGCCGGTGGCTGCGCTGGGGGCTGGTGCCCGTCTACGCGGTCTCCGCGGCGGTGGCGATCAGCGGGCTGCCGATCACCCCGCTGTCGGAGTACGCGGGCGAGCCGTACAGCCCGATGCACATGGCGCTGGAGGAGTTCGGCTGGCCCCAGGTCGCCGCGGACGTGGCCGATGCCTACTGGGCGCTGCCGCCCGAGCAGCGCGCGAACGTCAGCATCGTGACCGACACCTACTGGCAGGCCGCGGCGGTGGAGAAGTTCGCCGCGGATCGCGGGCTGCCGCCGGTGCACAGCGGCAGCAGGGGAGCCTGGTACTTCGGCGTCCCGCCGGAGGAGGCCACCAGCACGCTGTTCGTCGGGGCGGACCGGCAGCGGCTGCTGCCCTACTTCGCCGGGGTCCGCCAGGTGGCGAGCCTGGACAACGAGCATCGGATCAACAACAGCAGCCAGGGCGCTCCGGTGTGGCTGTGCACCGGACGAGTGGCGCCCTGGACCCAGCTGTGGCCCGAGTTCCGGCATATGACCTTCCGTTGGTGA
- a CDS encoding sugar ABC transporter ATP-binding protein yields the protein MRGIVKSFPGVRALDGVDLEVRAGEVHCLLGQNGAGKSTLIKTLAGAHQPDEGEIRWRDAAVTLNSPVAALRLGIATMYQELDLIPTLSVRENVFLGHERSRFGFTRPGVARAETAALLARLGHPEISPEAEVGRLPAAAQQLVSMARALAHDTRLIVLDEPTAALAADEVDNLFRIVGELTADGVAVVYISHRMEEIRRIGDRVTVIKDGRTVAANLDAREAPAGDLVDLMAGRKVENVFRQEGEGSAGFGAEVLRVSGLSRAGEFEDVSFAVRAGQIVGLAGLVGAGRSEVLETIFGARRPDAGQVSIEGRTLRPGSVSAAVNAGVGLAPEERKSQALLLDMSVTHNVTLASLPAYSSLGFSHRSKESRDAESTLERLDLRPADPRRIIRTLSGGNQQKAVVARWLVHGCRVLLLDEPTRGVDVGARSELYRLIHELAASGVAIVLVSSEIPEVLGLADQVLVLRDGQVVAEKPSNELTEKDVLDMVMEGKAA from the coding sequence ATGCGGGGCATCGTGAAGTCCTTCCCCGGGGTGCGCGCGCTCGACGGGGTCGACCTCGAGGTGCGAGCCGGTGAGGTGCACTGCCTGCTGGGCCAGAACGGGGCAGGCAAGTCCACGCTGATCAAGACGTTGGCCGGTGCCCACCAGCCGGATGAGGGGGAGATCCGCTGGCGGGACGCCGCGGTCACGCTCAACTCGCCGGTGGCCGCACTGCGGCTGGGCATCGCGACCATGTACCAGGAGCTGGACCTGATCCCGACGCTCTCGGTGCGCGAGAACGTGTTCCTCGGGCACGAGCGCTCCCGGTTCGGCTTCACCCGGCCCGGGGTGGCCAGGGCGGAGACGGCCGCACTGCTGGCCAGGCTGGGGCATCCGGAGATCTCCCCGGAGGCCGAGGTCGGGCGGCTGCCCGCGGCGGCACAGCAACTGGTCTCGATGGCAAGGGCGCTGGCCCACGACACCCGGCTGATCGTGCTCGACGAGCCGACGGCCGCGCTGGCCGCCGACGAGGTGGACAACCTGTTCCGCATCGTCGGCGAGCTGACCGCGGACGGGGTCGCGGTGGTCTACATCTCGCACCGGATGGAGGAGATCCGCAGGATCGGCGACCGGGTCACCGTGATCAAGGACGGCCGGACCGTGGCGGCCAACCTGGACGCACGGGAGGCCCCGGCCGGTGACCTGGTGGACCTGATGGCCGGGCGCAAGGTGGAGAACGTGTTCCGGCAGGAGGGCGAGGGCTCGGCCGGGTTCGGGGCGGAAGTGCTGCGGGTGTCCGGCCTGAGCCGGGCAGGCGAGTTCGAGGACGTCAGCTTCGCCGTGCGCGCCGGGCAGATCGTGGGGCTGGCCGGGCTGGTCGGCGCGGGCCGCAGCGAGGTGCTGGAGACGATCTTCGGCGCGCGCAGGCCGGATGCCGGTCAGGTCAGCATCGAGGGACGCACCCTGCGTCCTGGCAGCGTGTCCGCCGCGGTGAACGCGGGCGTCGGCCTCGCCCCGGAGGAACGCAAGAGCCAGGCGCTGCTGCTGGACATGTCGGTCACGCACAACGTCACCCTGGCCAGCCTGCCTGCCTACAGCAGCCTCGGGTTCAGCCATCGGTCCAAGGAGTCAAGGGACGCGGAGTCCACACTGGAGCGACTGGATCTCCGGCCAGCCGATCCGCGGCGGATCATCCGCACGCTGTCCGGCGGGAACCAGCAGAAGGCCGTGGTGGCCAGATGGCTGGTGCACGGCTGCCGGGTGCTGTTGCTGGACGAGCCGACCAGGGGTGTGGACGTCGGCGCGCGCTCGGAGCTGTACCGGCTGATCCACGAGCTCGCCGCGAGCGGGGTCGCCATCGTGCTGGTTTCCAGCGAGATTCCCGAGGTGCTCGGGCTCGCAGACCAGGTCCTGGTGTTGCGGGACGGCCAGGTGGTCGCGGAAAAGCCGTCGAACGAACTGACCGAAAAGGACGTACTGGATATGGTGATGGAGGGGAAGGCGGCATGA
- a CDS encoding ArsR/SmtB family transcription factor yields the protein MIVLRFDTATIARTRLAVSPMLEALVWLELTVQGRRHPVFGDPGPRARGALGHPDVALLADLQPPGGSGYTADLLTPQPRAVPPEDLLEAQLADLEAAAQDEVELQVLTYAEAHWGRPVPPRVRALVESGQLPRRAAAGFARFWQETLAEDWPTLRDALDGDLARRARTMATHGVGRLLGTLHPQLTWTGSALVVDKPYAEEREVHDRDVVVAASLFTWPQAMVQVDDPDQLVVYYPAASIGTGRGPSRLAEVFGATRAQLLADLDSARSTSELATRHDLAPATVSYHLRALHRARLVVRNRDGRHVLYQRSTQAEALL from the coding sequence GTGATCGTGCTGCGGTTCGATACGGCGACCATCGCGCGGACCCGCCTCGCCGTCTCGCCGATGCTCGAAGCGCTGGTCTGGCTCGAGCTGACCGTGCAGGGCCGCCGCCATCCGGTGTTCGGTGATCCGGGGCCACGGGCCCGCGGCGCGCTCGGGCATCCCGATGTCGCGCTGCTGGCCGACCTGCAGCCGCCGGGTGGGTCCGGCTACACCGCCGACCTGCTCACCCCGCAGCCACGAGCGGTGCCGCCGGAGGACCTGCTGGAGGCGCAGCTGGCCGATCTCGAGGCCGCCGCCCAGGACGAGGTCGAGCTGCAGGTACTCACCTACGCGGAGGCACACTGGGGGCGGCCGGTGCCGCCGCGGGTGCGTGCGCTGGTCGAATCCGGTCAGCTGCCGCGCAGGGCGGCCGCCGGGTTCGCCCGGTTCTGGCAGGAGACCCTCGCCGAGGACTGGCCGACCCTGCGGGACGCGCTGGACGGGGACCTGGCGCGCCGGGCGCGGACCATGGCCACCCACGGGGTGGGCAGGCTGCTCGGCACCCTGCATCCGCAGCTCACCTGGACCGGCAGCGCGCTGGTCGTGGACAAGCCCTACGCCGAGGAACGGGAGGTCCACGACCGCGACGTCGTGGTCGCGGCCAGCCTGTTCACCTGGCCGCAGGCCATGGTGCAGGTGGACGATCCGGACCAGCTGGTCGTCTACTACCCGGCTGCCAGCATCGGCACGGGCCGCGGCCCCAGCCGGCTCGCGGAGGTGTTCGGCGCGACTCGCGCGCAGTTGCTGGCGGACCTGGACAGCGCGCGATCGACATCGGAACTGGCCACCCGGCACGACCTGGCCCCGGCGACCGTGTCGTACCACCTGCGAGCCCTGCACCGGGCCCGGCTGGTAGTCCGGAACCGGGACGGGCGGCATGTGCTGTACCAGCGCAGCACCCAGGCCGAGGCCCTGCTCTGA